A single genomic interval of Oncorhynchus mykiss isolate Arlee chromosome 13, USDA_OmykA_1.1, whole genome shotgun sequence harbors:
- the LOC110486220 gene encoding gap junction gamma-1 protein, protein MSWSFLTRLLEEIHNHSTFVGKLWLTVLVVFRIVLTAVGGESIYYDEQSKFVCNSGQPGCENVCYDAFAPLSHVRFWVFQIILVAMPSLMYMGYAVNKIAQLDKGGGGVATETGGGGGGGYTHRRPRKICFGARQHRGIEEDQDQDQEDDPMIYEVPEPEPPRRVDPLAPRPKPKVRHDGRRRIQGDGLMRIYVLQLVTRTALEASFLAGQYLLYGFRVIPVFVCSFKPCPHSVDCFVSRPTEKTIFLRIMYGVTVLCLTLNVWEMLHLGIGTICDILRRRRCPPQEDEYQLGLLGPSVGVSVGVPVPEPGTGGGVVGDGGADYVGYPFSWNAPSAPPGYNIVVKPEQIPYTDLSNAKMACKQNRANIAQEEQQQFGSNEDNFPTGGEARVALNKDMILHAHDQLEAAIQAYSQQHRAEEHLGDNHDDKPQSNITQAQPQPQPHKERKHRFKHGKGGSSGEGTGSSSNSSSGKSGVGKPSVWI, encoded by the coding sequence ATGAGCTGGAGCTTCCTCACGCGGCTGCTGGAGGAGATCCACAACCACTCCACCTTCGTGGGGAAGCTGTGGCTCACCGTGCTTGTTGTCTTCCGCATCGTCCTCACCGCCGTCGGGGGAGAGTCCATCTACTACGACGAGCAGAGCAAGTTCGTCTGCAACTCGGGCCAGCCGGGCTGCGAGAACGTCTGCTACGACGCCTTCGCGCCGCTATCGCACGTCCGCTTCTGGGTCTTCCAGATCATCCTGGTGGCCATGCCATCTCTCATGTACATGGGCTACGCCGTCAACAAGATCGCCCAGCTGGACAAGGGCGGGGGAGGAGTGGCCActgagacagggggagggggtggagggggataCACCCATCGGAGGCCCAGGAAGATCTGCTTCGGGGCGCGGCAGCACCGGGGTATAGAggaggaccaggaccaggaccaagAGGATGACCCTATGATCTACGAGGTGCCTGAGCCCGAGCCCCCTCGCCGGGTCGACCCGCTGGCCCCGCGGCCCAAGCCCAAGGTACGCCATGACGGGCGGCGGCGTATCCAGGGAGACGGGCTGATGCGTATCTACGTGCTGCAGCTGGTGACTCGCACGGCGCTGGAGGCGAGCTTCCTGGCGGGCCAATACCTGCTGTACGGATTCCGTGTCATTCCCGTGTTCGTGTGCTCCTTCAAGCCCTGCCCCCACAGCGTGGACTGCTTCGTGTCGCGGCCCACGGAGAAGACCATCTTCCTGCGCATCATGTACGGCGTCACGGTGCTCTGCCTCACCCTCAACGTGTGGGAGATGCTGCACCTGGGCATCGGGACCATCTGTGACATCCTCCGCCGTCGCCGCTGCCCGCCCCAGGAGGACGAGTACCAGCTGGGGCTGCTGGGACCCAGCGTGGGGGTCTCCGTGGGGGTGCCAGTCCCGGAGCCGGGCACggggggaggggtggtgggggaCGGGGGTGCTGACTACGTGGGGTACCCGTTCTCGTGGAACGCCCCGTCGGCTCCACCGGGCTACAACATCGTGGTGAAGCCGGAGCAGATCCCCTACACGGACTTGAGCAACGCCAAGATGGCGTGCAAACAGAACCGGGCCAACATTGCccaggaggagcagcagcagttTGGGAGCAACGAGGACAATTTCCCTACGGGAGGGGAGGCCCGCGTGGCCCTCAACAAGGACATGATCCTGCATGCCCATGACCAGCTAGAGGCAGCCATCCAGGCCTACAGCCAGCAGCACAGGGCAGAGGAACACCTGGGGGACAACCATGATGACAAGCCCCAAAGCAACATCACCCAGgcccagccacagccacagcctcaCAAGGAGCGCAAGCACCGCTTCAAACACGGCAAGGGGGGCAGCAGTGGAGAAGGGACTgggagcagcagcaacagcagtagtGGCAAGTCAGGGGTGGGCAAGCCTTCTGTGTGGATTTga
- the st8sia6 gene encoding alpha-2,8-sialyltransferase 8F isoform X1 — MRGLFSFMLTLSILGTVLTALVWYFFSKHNVQPGRPPHKSPIMNSGPFPSRTCKGCRDTVTDKVLELYSHSWRKQEDKFRNFRSLLSNRCHGLTKAMVTQANTPLGSKVVYDGEKRKPLQVTPELFSTFAKENPFVNTTWDTCSVVGNGGILANSSCGEKIDSAQFVIRCNLPPLENGYERDVGNKTDLVTANPSILMEKYGGLQERRRPFVESLRSYGDSLMLLPAFSYGHNTPVSLRALYTIQDFDSPSRPVFLNPEYLQSLARFWQGQGLRTVRLSTGLIVASLALELCANVHLYGFWPFNEHPHRHQPLTNHYYDNRQSKKTVHAMPAEFDHLLRLHTQGVLRIHLGECAPTASPGCSSKMAWTPASVSGLSLPVGSLGSAMPTLVQRNTTSQSRKPWAGPDTNVSGPSGLGQGASEDPTQGSEQRTKHRTGNRRRPGK, encoded by the exons ATGAGGGGACTGTTCTCCTTTATGCTCACCCTGTCCATCCTGGGGACTGTCCTGACTGCACTCGTCTGGTACTTCTTCAGCAAACA CAATGTTCAACCTGGCAGACCCCCCCACAAAAGTCCTATTATGAACTCTGGGCCATTCCCCTCCAGAACATGCAAGGGCTGCAG ggATACAGTCACTGACAAAGTGTTGGAGCTCTACTCTCACAGCTGGAGGAAGCAGGAGGACAAGTTCAGAAATTTCAG GTCTCTTCTGAGTAACAGATGTCATGGACTCACCAAGGCTATGGTAACACAGGCTAACACTCCTCTGGGGTCAAAGGTTGTGTAcgatggagagaagaggaagcCTCTTCAGGTGACCCCTGAACTGTTCAGCACCTTTGCTAAG GAGAATCCTTTTGTGAATACGACATGGGATACGTGTTCTGTGGTTGGGAATGGGGGAATCCTAGCTAATAGCAGCTGTGGAGAGAAAATCGACTCCGCCCAGTTTGTTATCAG gtgTAACCTCCCTCCTCTGGAGAATGGCTATGAGCGAGACGTGGGCAACAAGACAGACTTGGTGACAGCTAATCCCAGCATCCTCATGGAGAA ATATGGGGGCCTGCAGGAGCGTCGTCGGCCCTTCGTGGAGAGCCTGCGTAGCTATGGCGACTCCCTGATGCTCCTGCCAGCCTTCTCGTACGGCCACAACACGCCCGTGTCTCTGCGGGCCCTCTACACCATCCAGGACTTTGACAGCCCCTCGCGGCCCGTCTTCCTCAACCCAGAGTACCTACAGAGTCTGGCGCGCTTCTGGCAGGGCCAGGGCCTGCGAACGGTACGCCTCAGCACAGGACTCATCGTGGCTAGCCTGGCGTTGGAGCTGTGTGCCAACGTGCATCTCTACGGGTTCTGGCCCTTTAATGAACACCCCCACCGACACCAGCCCCTCACCAACCACTACTACGACAACAGGCAGAGTAAGAAGACGGTGCACGCCATGCCCGCTGAGTTTGACCACCTGCTAAGACTCCACACCCAGGGCGTGCTCAGGATACACCTGGGAGAGTGTGCACCCACCGCCAG TCCTGGATGTAGCTCAAAGATGGCCTGGACCCCAGCCTCAGTCTCAGGCCTCAGTCTCCCGGTTGGCTCTCTGGGTAGTGCCATGCCCACACTGGTACAACGCAACACAACCTCCCAGAGCCGGAAGCCTTGGGCTGGGCCCGACACCAACGTCTCTGGACCATCAGGATTGGGGCAGGGTGCTTCTGAAGACCCCACACAGGGTTCAGAGCAAAGGACAAAACACAGGACGGGGAACAGAAGGAGACCAGGGAAGTGA
- the st8sia6 gene encoding alpha-2,8-sialyltransferase 8E isoform X4 has translation MNSGPFPSRTCKGCRSLLSNRCHGLTKAMVTQANTPLGSKVVYDGEKRKPLQVTPELFSTFAKENPFVNTTWDTCSVVGNGGILANSSCGEKIDSAQFVIRCNLPPLENGYERDVGNKTDLVTANPSILMEKYGGLQERRRPFVESLRSYGDSLMLLPAFSYGHNTPVSLRALYTIQDFDSPSRPVFLNPEYLQSLARFWQGQGLRTVRLSTGLIVASLALELCANVHLYGFWPFNEHPHRHQPLTNHYYDNRQSKKTVHAMPAEFDHLLRLHTQGVLRIHLGECAPTASPGCSSKMAWTPASVSGLSLPVGSLGSAMPTLVQRNTTSQSRKPWAGPDTNVSGPSGLGQGASEDPTQGSEQRTKHRTGNRRRPGK, from the exons ATGAACTCTGGGCCATTCCCCTCCAGAACATGCAAGGGCTGCAG GTCTCTTCTGAGTAACAGATGTCATGGACTCACCAAGGCTATGGTAACACAGGCTAACACTCCTCTGGGGTCAAAGGTTGTGTAcgatggagagaagaggaagcCTCTTCAGGTGACCCCTGAACTGTTCAGCACCTTTGCTAAG GAGAATCCTTTTGTGAATACGACATGGGATACGTGTTCTGTGGTTGGGAATGGGGGAATCCTAGCTAATAGCAGCTGTGGAGAGAAAATCGACTCCGCCCAGTTTGTTATCAG gtgTAACCTCCCTCCTCTGGAGAATGGCTATGAGCGAGACGTGGGCAACAAGACAGACTTGGTGACAGCTAATCCCAGCATCCTCATGGAGAA ATATGGGGGCCTGCAGGAGCGTCGTCGGCCCTTCGTGGAGAGCCTGCGTAGCTATGGCGACTCCCTGATGCTCCTGCCAGCCTTCTCGTACGGCCACAACACGCCCGTGTCTCTGCGGGCCCTCTACACCATCCAGGACTTTGACAGCCCCTCGCGGCCCGTCTTCCTCAACCCAGAGTACCTACAGAGTCTGGCGCGCTTCTGGCAGGGCCAGGGCCTGCGAACGGTACGCCTCAGCACAGGACTCATCGTGGCTAGCCTGGCGTTGGAGCTGTGTGCCAACGTGCATCTCTACGGGTTCTGGCCCTTTAATGAACACCCCCACCGACACCAGCCCCTCACCAACCACTACTACGACAACAGGCAGAGTAAGAAGACGGTGCACGCCATGCCCGCTGAGTTTGACCACCTGCTAAGACTCCACACCCAGGGCGTGCTCAGGATACACCTGGGAGAGTGTGCACCCACCGCCAG TCCTGGATGTAGCTCAAAGATGGCCTGGACCCCAGCCTCAGTCTCAGGCCTCAGTCTCCCGGTTGGCTCTCTGGGTAGTGCCATGCCCACACTGGTACAACGCAACACAACCTCCCAGAGCCGGAAGCCTTGGGCTGGGCCCGACACCAACGTCTCTGGACCATCAGGATTGGGGCAGGGTGCTTCTGAAGACCCCACACAGGGTTCAGAGCAAAGGACAAAACACAGGACGGGGAACAGAAGGAGACCAGGGAAGTGA
- the st8sia6 gene encoding alpha-2,8-sialyltransferase 8E isoform X3 has product MRGLFSFMLTLSILGTVLTALVWYFFSKQSLLSNRCHGLTKAMVTQANTPLGSKVVYDGEKRKPLQVTPELFSTFAKENPFVNTTWDTCSVVGNGGILANSSCGEKIDSAQFVIRCNLPPLENGYERDVGNKTDLVTANPSILMEKYGGLQERRRPFVESLRSYGDSLMLLPAFSYGHNTPVSLRALYTIQDFDSPSRPVFLNPEYLQSLARFWQGQGLRTVRLSTGLIVASLALELCANVHLYGFWPFNEHPHRHQPLTNHYYDNRQSKKTVHAMPAEFDHLLRLHTQGVLRIHLGECAPTASPGCSSKMAWTPASVSGLSLPVGSLGSAMPTLVQRNTTSQSRKPWAGPDTNVSGPSGLGQGASEDPTQGSEQRTKHRTGNRRRPGK; this is encoded by the exons ATGAGGGGACTGTTCTCCTTTATGCTCACCCTGTCCATCCTGGGGACTGTCCTGACTGCACTCGTCTGGTACTTCTTCAGCAAACA GTCTCTTCTGAGTAACAGATGTCATGGACTCACCAAGGCTATGGTAACACAGGCTAACACTCCTCTGGGGTCAAAGGTTGTGTAcgatggagagaagaggaagcCTCTTCAGGTGACCCCTGAACTGTTCAGCACCTTTGCTAAG GAGAATCCTTTTGTGAATACGACATGGGATACGTGTTCTGTGGTTGGGAATGGGGGAATCCTAGCTAATAGCAGCTGTGGAGAGAAAATCGACTCCGCCCAGTTTGTTATCAG gtgTAACCTCCCTCCTCTGGAGAATGGCTATGAGCGAGACGTGGGCAACAAGACAGACTTGGTGACAGCTAATCCCAGCATCCTCATGGAGAA ATATGGGGGCCTGCAGGAGCGTCGTCGGCCCTTCGTGGAGAGCCTGCGTAGCTATGGCGACTCCCTGATGCTCCTGCCAGCCTTCTCGTACGGCCACAACACGCCCGTGTCTCTGCGGGCCCTCTACACCATCCAGGACTTTGACAGCCCCTCGCGGCCCGTCTTCCTCAACCCAGAGTACCTACAGAGTCTGGCGCGCTTCTGGCAGGGCCAGGGCCTGCGAACGGTACGCCTCAGCACAGGACTCATCGTGGCTAGCCTGGCGTTGGAGCTGTGTGCCAACGTGCATCTCTACGGGTTCTGGCCCTTTAATGAACACCCCCACCGACACCAGCCCCTCACCAACCACTACTACGACAACAGGCAGAGTAAGAAGACGGTGCACGCCATGCCCGCTGAGTTTGACCACCTGCTAAGACTCCACACCCAGGGCGTGCTCAGGATACACCTGGGAGAGTGTGCACCCACCGCCAG TCCTGGATGTAGCTCAAAGATGGCCTGGACCCCAGCCTCAGTCTCAGGCCTCAGTCTCCCGGTTGGCTCTCTGGGTAGTGCCATGCCCACACTGGTACAACGCAACACAACCTCCCAGAGCCGGAAGCCTTGGGCTGGGCCCGACACCAACGTCTCTGGACCATCAGGATTGGGGCAGGGTGCTTCTGAAGACCCCACACAGGGTTCAGAGCAAAGGACAAAACACAGGACGGGGAACAGAAGGAGACCAGGGAAGTGA
- the st8sia6 gene encoding alpha-2,8-sialyltransferase 8E isoform X2: MRGLFSFMLTLSILGTVLTALVWYFFSKHNVQPGRPPHKSPIMNSGPFPSRTCKGCRSLLSNRCHGLTKAMVTQANTPLGSKVVYDGEKRKPLQVTPELFSTFAKENPFVNTTWDTCSVVGNGGILANSSCGEKIDSAQFVIRCNLPPLENGYERDVGNKTDLVTANPSILMEKYGGLQERRRPFVESLRSYGDSLMLLPAFSYGHNTPVSLRALYTIQDFDSPSRPVFLNPEYLQSLARFWQGQGLRTVRLSTGLIVASLALELCANVHLYGFWPFNEHPHRHQPLTNHYYDNRQSKKTVHAMPAEFDHLLRLHTQGVLRIHLGECAPTASPGCSSKMAWTPASVSGLSLPVGSLGSAMPTLVQRNTTSQSRKPWAGPDTNVSGPSGLGQGASEDPTQGSEQRTKHRTGNRRRPGK; the protein is encoded by the exons ATGAGGGGACTGTTCTCCTTTATGCTCACCCTGTCCATCCTGGGGACTGTCCTGACTGCACTCGTCTGGTACTTCTTCAGCAAACA CAATGTTCAACCTGGCAGACCCCCCCACAAAAGTCCTATTATGAACTCTGGGCCATTCCCCTCCAGAACATGCAAGGGCTGCAG GTCTCTTCTGAGTAACAGATGTCATGGACTCACCAAGGCTATGGTAACACAGGCTAACACTCCTCTGGGGTCAAAGGTTGTGTAcgatggagagaagaggaagcCTCTTCAGGTGACCCCTGAACTGTTCAGCACCTTTGCTAAG GAGAATCCTTTTGTGAATACGACATGGGATACGTGTTCTGTGGTTGGGAATGGGGGAATCCTAGCTAATAGCAGCTGTGGAGAGAAAATCGACTCCGCCCAGTTTGTTATCAG gtgTAACCTCCCTCCTCTGGAGAATGGCTATGAGCGAGACGTGGGCAACAAGACAGACTTGGTGACAGCTAATCCCAGCATCCTCATGGAGAA ATATGGGGGCCTGCAGGAGCGTCGTCGGCCCTTCGTGGAGAGCCTGCGTAGCTATGGCGACTCCCTGATGCTCCTGCCAGCCTTCTCGTACGGCCACAACACGCCCGTGTCTCTGCGGGCCCTCTACACCATCCAGGACTTTGACAGCCCCTCGCGGCCCGTCTTCCTCAACCCAGAGTACCTACAGAGTCTGGCGCGCTTCTGGCAGGGCCAGGGCCTGCGAACGGTACGCCTCAGCACAGGACTCATCGTGGCTAGCCTGGCGTTGGAGCTGTGTGCCAACGTGCATCTCTACGGGTTCTGGCCCTTTAATGAACACCCCCACCGACACCAGCCCCTCACCAACCACTACTACGACAACAGGCAGAGTAAGAAGACGGTGCACGCCATGCCCGCTGAGTTTGACCACCTGCTAAGACTCCACACCCAGGGCGTGCTCAGGATACACCTGGGAGAGTGTGCACCCACCGCCAG TCCTGGATGTAGCTCAAAGATGGCCTGGACCCCAGCCTCAGTCTCAGGCCTCAGTCTCCCGGTTGGCTCTCTGGGTAGTGCCATGCCCACACTGGTACAACGCAACACAACCTCCCAGAGCCGGAAGCCTTGGGCTGGGCCCGACACCAACGTCTCTGGACCATCAGGATTGGGGCAGGGTGCTTCTGAAGACCCCACACAGGGTTCAGAGCAAAGGACAAAACACAGGACGGGGAACAGAAGGAGACCAGGGAAGTGA